In Vibrio diazotrophicus, the following proteins share a genomic window:
- the secF gene encoding protein translocase subunit SecF, whose protein sequence is MFQILKTDKSIDFMRWSKFAFIFSILMIGASIFTLSTKWLNWGLDFTGGTLIEVGFEQPVNLEEIRLALETKGFGDATVQNFGSARDVMVRLRPRENVASEALGNQILGAIKEGTGESVEMRRIEFVGPNVGDELTEAGGLAILVSLLCILLYVSMRFEWRLAAGAVLALAHDVIITLGIFSLMQVEVDLTIVAALLTVVGYSLNDTIVVFDRIRENFRKMRKGEPAEIMNSSITQTLSRTLITSGTTLFVVIALFTQGGALIHGFAMALLLGITVGTYSSIYVASALALKLGITREHLLTPQVEKEGAEFDEMP, encoded by the coding sequence ATGTTTCAAATTCTGAAAACAGATAAATCGATCGACTTTATGCGTTGGTCGAAGTTCGCGTTCATTTTCTCGATACTCATGATCGGAGCTTCGATTTTCACACTATCGACAAAATGGCTGAACTGGGGCTTAGACTTTACGGGCGGTACACTGATCGAGGTGGGTTTTGAACAACCTGTAAACCTTGAAGAGATTCGTTTAGCACTAGAAACGAAAGGCTTTGGTGATGCAACTGTACAGAACTTTGGTTCAGCTAGAGATGTGATGGTTCGTCTTCGCCCACGTGAAAATGTGGCAAGCGAAGCGCTGGGTAACCAAATCTTGGGTGCGATTAAAGAAGGTACGGGTGAATCGGTTGAAATGCGTCGTATCGAGTTCGTTGGTCCTAACGTAGGTGATGAACTGACAGAAGCGGGCGGTTTGGCGATTTTAGTATCGCTACTGTGTATTCTTCTGTATGTGTCTATGCGTTTCGAATGGCGTTTAGCGGCAGGTGCTGTATTGGCACTGGCGCACGACGTGATTATTACGCTTGGTATTTTCTCGCTTATGCAAGTTGAGGTGGACTTAACCATCGTTGCGGCTTTGCTAACGGTAGTCGGTTACTCACTCAACGATACCATCGTTGTATTCGACCGTATTCGAGAGAACTTCCGCAAGATGCGTAAAGGTGAACCTGCTGAAATCATGAACAGTTCAATCACGCAAACATTAAGTCGTACTTTGATTACTTCAGGTACAACCTTGTTTGTGGTTATTGCCTTGTTTACCCAAGGCGGTGCTTTGATTCACGGTTTCGCAATGGCACTTCTACTCGGTATCACAGTCGGTACTTACTCTTCAATCTATGTGGCTTCTGCTCTAGCATTGAAATTAGGTATTACTCGTGAGCACTTACTGACTCCACAAGTGGAGAAAGAAGGTGCCGAATTCGACGAGATGCCATAA
- the suhB gene encoding inositol-1-monophosphatase, with translation MHPMLNIAIRAARKAGNHIAKSLETPEKIEATQKGMNDFVTNVDKEAENIIVSTIKSSYPEHCIIAEEGGLIEGKDQDVQWIIDPLDGTTNFIKGLPHFCVSIAVRIKGKTEVACVYNPMLNELFTAQRGSGAQLNSGRIRIKQIKDLQGAVLATGFPFKQKQHSESYMKIMTSLFVECSDFRRTGSAALDLCYLASNRVDGYFELGLKPWDLAAGELIAREAGAILTDFAGGTDYMKSGNIVGSSPRGVKAILNHIRENGNSAILK, from the coding sequence ATGCATCCTATGCTAAACATTGCTATTCGCGCTGCGCGAAAGGCAGGCAATCATATTGCTAAATCTCTAGAAACTCCTGAGAAAATCGAAGCCACTCAAAAAGGCATGAACGACTTTGTCACTAACGTAGACAAAGAAGCTGAAAACATTATCGTTTCTACGATTAAAAGCTCTTACCCAGAGCACTGCATCATTGCCGAAGAAGGCGGTCTGATCGAAGGTAAAGATCAGGATGTACAATGGATTATTGACCCACTGGATGGCACGACAAACTTTATAAAAGGTTTACCTCACTTCTGCGTTTCAATTGCTGTTCGTATTAAAGGCAAGACTGAAGTAGCTTGTGTTTACAACCCAATGCTAAACGAGCTATTCACAGCTCAACGTGGCTCAGGTGCACAGCTAAACAGCGGTCGTATCCGTATCAAACAAATTAAAGACCTGCAAGGTGCCGTTTTGGCAACTGGCTTCCCATTCAAACAAAAGCAACACTCAGAATCTTACATGAAGATTATGACGTCTCTATTTGTTGAATGTTCAGACTTCCGTCGTACTGGCTCTGCAGCTCTTGACCTATGTTACCTAGCATCTAACCGTGTTGACGGCTACTTTGAACTTGGTTTGAAACCTTGGGATCTTGCAGCAGGTGAACTGATTGCTCGTGAAGCAGGCGCAATCCTAACAGATTTCGCTGGCGGTACTGATTACATGAAATCAGGCAACATCGTTGGCTCTAGCCCACGCGGTGTGAAAGCTATTCTGAACCACATCCGTGAAAACGGTAACAGTGCGATTCTGAAATAA